A part of Nitrospira sp. genomic DNA contains:
- a CDS encoding MBL fold metallo-hydrolase translates to MVVLAKEGPEKRGQVMKVTMLSHASVRIDEPPVSICADPWFIGEAFNESWSLLCEPAVLPTGLHDVTHIWISHEHPDHLHFPTLKAIPAEQKSKITLLYQEHFSSRMSRALGNLGFCAVVELPLARWYDLNSEISVLCCSVGSIDSLLAVRSRGVTLLNMNDCVLSHFAAKALSKVVGPVDVLLTQFSIACWAGNPDTEDVGTRHEVIERMRNYADAFQPRVIIPFASFVYFSHTENRYMNRWVNTPDHVCERLKDVKSKVQFLYNGDSWSSEDGFSLNGDPLERYRKDFRAIEDRPFISHPSSSLNEILELGRKLSKNVRAVFPDIILRLARPIYFYVIDLGTAIRFDLQRGLVEVDQRLKNECDMALGSQALWYAFKFPWGFGTLDVSGRYEILNPKINRRALYICHLYSSDMSFKGLFHRLRQGRVWKFLWSKRQEISDRLLN, encoded by the coding sequence ATGGTAGTCCTGGCGAAAGAGGGGCCGGAGAAAAGGGGACAAGTGATGAAAGTGACGATGCTCTCGCACGCTTCTGTTCGAATCGATGAACCGCCTGTCTCTATCTGTGCAGACCCTTGGTTCATTGGGGAGGCCTTTAATGAATCCTGGTCCTTGCTCTGTGAGCCTGCCGTGCTCCCGACAGGACTCCACGATGTCACACATATTTGGATTTCCCATGAACATCCGGATCATCTTCATTTTCCGACTCTGAAGGCGATTCCGGCTGAACAAAAGTCCAAGATTACCCTCTTGTACCAAGAGCACTTTTCATCGCGAATGAGTCGAGCGCTTGGGAATCTTGGGTTTTGTGCGGTTGTCGAGCTACCGCTTGCTCGTTGGTACGATCTGAACAGCGAGATATCCGTCCTGTGCTGCTCGGTCGGATCGATTGACTCGCTTCTTGCCGTGCGGTCAAGGGGTGTCACGCTGCTGAATATGAACGACTGCGTCTTGAGTCATTTCGCAGCCAAGGCACTATCAAAAGTCGTTGGGCCAGTAGATGTCCTTCTGACCCAGTTCTCGATCGCATGTTGGGCTGGCAATCCGGATACGGAAGATGTAGGGACAAGGCATGAGGTCATTGAACGCATGCGAAATTATGCGGACGCGTTTCAACCGCGAGTGATCATCCCTTTTGCAAGCTTTGTATATTTCAGTCACACCGAAAATCGGTATATGAACAGATGGGTCAATACCCCAGACCACGTGTGCGAGCGACTGAAAGATGTGAAATCCAAGGTGCAGTTTCTGTACAATGGCGACAGTTGGTCTAGCGAAGATGGGTTTTCTTTGAATGGGGACCCATTGGAGCGCTACCGAAAAGACTTCCGGGCGATCGAGGACCGTCCCTTCATTAGTCATCCTTCATCATCTCTGAACGAAATTCTTGAGCTAGGTAGAAAGCTATCCAAGAATGTGCGTGCAGTTTTTCCTGACATTATTTTAAGGCTGGCCCGTCCTATCTACTTCTATGTAATTGATCTCGGCACCGCCATACGCTTTGACCTTCAGAGAGGATTAGTTGAGGTCGATCAACGATTAAAGAATGAATGCGATATGGCATTAGGATCTCAAGCCCTGTGGTATGCTTTCAAGTTTCCATGGGGATTTGGGACGCTGGATGTGTCGGGCCGGTATGAGATCCTTAATCCGAAAATCAACAGAAGAGCCTTGTACATTTGTCATCTGTATAGTTCCGACATGAGTTTCAAGGGCCTGTTTCATCGTTTGAGACAGGGCCGCGTCTGGAAATTTTTGTGGAGTAAGCGACAAGAGATTTCCGACAGGCTGCTCAATTGA
- a CDS encoding right-handed parallel beta-helix repeat-containing protein has translation MIRFRRAIGACVLASALVQAVAVHAATYYVATTGNDGNLGTEIQPWRTVAYAVSAMIAGDTTYVRAGTYREGIIRFSKSGMQVAPIKLLNYPRESPVIDCVDKTQFHRIILEHASRFQNPMGWITIEGFEIRNCYDGIKLHNAHDLTLRRNWIHDNMFQGILGNGTRILIDRNRINHNGRFAACATTPFVCNLDHGIYLNGTAIMITNNLIYDNLGYGIQANGTVSYDSTKHAGSAYALSYDWVIANNTIAYQVNCAAIVVWGSTLRNLRVENNIFYENSVKGASSAVQGIDFVWMTSTEITIKNNLAFSSGSGGMTFLGSGANEWVHYTQSGNIVNVSDPGFINAPATLPALPNFALTSRSPAIDKGVSLTTTSIAFNGITRPQGLAYDLGAYEYHEDGDVRSSDGQ, from the coding sequence ATGATTCGATTTAGGCGAGCAATCGGTGCCTGCGTCCTTGCCAGTGCTCTTGTGCAAGCCGTTGCAGTCCACGCGGCGACGTACTATGTCGCCACGACCGGGAACGATGGTAATCTTGGCACAGAAATACAACCGTGGCGGACAGTGGCCTATGCGGTGTCCGCCATGATCGCAGGGGATACGACCTATGTTCGGGCTGGGACATATCGTGAGGGGATAATCCGGTTTTCGAAGTCAGGGATGCAAGTGGCTCCTATCAAGCTCCTCAACTATCCAAGGGAATCTCCAGTCATTGACTGTGTCGATAAGACACAGTTTCATCGGATTATTCTTGAGCATGCTTCTAGATTTCAGAATCCAATGGGCTGGATCACGATTGAGGGGTTTGAGATACGGAATTGCTACGATGGGATCAAGCTCCATAACGCCCACGATCTCACGCTTCGGCGAAATTGGATCCATGACAATATGTTTCAAGGCATTCTCGGGAATGGCACCAGAATCCTGATTGATCGGAATAGGATCAACCATAATGGACGCTTTGCTGCCTGCGCTACAACACCATTCGTGTGCAATTTGGATCATGGTATCTATCTGAACGGCACGGCAATCATGATCACGAACAACCTTATTTACGACAACTTGGGCTACGGCATTCAAGCAAATGGGACAGTCAGTTATGACTCTACGAAGCATGCGGGGTCGGCATACGCCCTGTCGTATGATTGGGTCATCGCCAACAACACTATTGCTTACCAAGTCAACTGTGCTGCCATTGTCGTGTGGGGCTCCACACTCCGGAATCTGCGGGTTGAGAATAATATTTTCTATGAGAACTCTGTTAAAGGTGCTTCTAGTGCTGTGCAGGGAATTGATTTTGTATGGATGACAAGTACTGAGATTACGATCAAAAACAACCTCGCCTTCTCGAGTGGATCTGGAGGTATGACGTTTCTCGGTTCTGGGGCGAACGAATGGGTCCATTACACACAATCTGGCAACATTGTGAATGTGAGCGATCCAGGATTCATCAACGCCCCAGCCACACTTCCCGCATTGCCGAATTTTGCTCTGACCTCACGAAGCCCAGCCATAGACAAGGGCGTATCCCTCACCACGACCAGCATAGCGTTCAACGGTATTACTCGGCCTCAAGGACTTGCCTACGATCTTGGTGCCTATGAATACCATGAGGATGGCGACGTCCGATCATCTGATGGCCAATAG
- a CDS encoding glycosyltransferase family 2 protein, with protein sequence MDILTRELSRIHPELAVVVPTYCEADNIPELTRRIHEAVNNARISTEIVIVDDNSQDGTDRVCKELATSYPLKLITRLSERGLSGAVIHGIRESRSEYVIVMDADLSHPPEDIPRLLHNLKLGADFVVGSRYVAGASTDAQWSLFRWLNSRAATLLAWGLTNLKDPMAGYFAFPRRILDEAPALLPIGYKIGLEILIKANCRNVIEIPIAFMDRTRGESKLTIKQQLYYIRHLRRLYQFKFPRAAELVHFVAVGGSGVVVDLLVYLVLVHLVAVNHQLARALSFVMAASWNWFLHRWLTFVSGRQRPPGKQWVQFLVAASLGFSINWGTYKVLTDRIPYFMTHTIAAFFTGICLGTMFNYALSRIFVFRPLEQLVGRPRQGKRM encoded by the coding sequence ATGGATATACTAACCAGAGAACTATCACGAATACACCCGGAGTTGGCAGTCGTAGTTCCAACGTACTGCGAGGCTGATAATATTCCGGAGCTTACGAGACGGATACACGAGGCTGTGAATAATGCACGTATTAGTACAGAAATCGTAATAGTCGATGATAATTCTCAAGATGGGACGGATCGGGTCTGTAAGGAGCTAGCAACTTCCTATCCATTGAAGCTCATTACAAGGCTGTCTGAGCGGGGGCTGTCTGGCGCTGTCATCCACGGGATCAGGGAATCTAGGAGCGAGTACGTGATTGTGATGGATGCGGATCTCTCTCATCCACCGGAGGATATCCCCAGGCTACTTCACAATCTGAAACTAGGTGCAGATTTTGTCGTTGGTTCTCGGTATGTTGCTGGAGCAAGCACCGATGCCCAGTGGAGTCTATTTCGGTGGCTGAATTCTAGAGCTGCGACTCTGCTTGCCTGGGGGCTGACTAATCTTAAGGATCCAATGGCTGGGTATTTTGCCTTCCCGCGGCGAATTCTTGATGAAGCCCCAGCGCTCCTGCCAATAGGATACAAGATTGGTCTTGAGATCCTCATTAAGGCGAACTGTAGAAATGTAATAGAAATCCCCATTGCTTTCATGGATCGGACAAGGGGCGAAAGCAAACTGACTATTAAACAGCAGCTTTATTATATACGTCATCTCAGGAGACTCTATCAGTTTAAATTTCCGAGAGCAGCGGAACTTGTGCATTTTGTTGCAGTTGGCGGTTCTGGTGTCGTCGTCGATTTGCTGGTCTACTTAGTATTGGTACATCTTGTCGCAGTCAATCACCAGCTGGCCCGAGCTTTGAGTTTCGTCATGGCTGCGTCTTGGAATTGGTTTTTACACCGATGGCTCACGTTTGTTTCGGGACGTCAAAGACCACCTGGTAAACAATGGGTGCAATTCTTGGTGGCCGCTTCGCTAGGATTCAGTATCAATTGGGGGACCTATAAGGTGTTGACAGATCGTATTCCCTATTTCATGACGCATACTATTGCCGCGTTCTTCACTGGGATCTGTCTTGGTACCATGTTCAATTATGCATTGAGCAGAATATTCGTATTTCGTCCGCTGGAGCAGCTGGTAGGGAGACCACGTCAGGGAAAGAGGATGTAG
- a CDS encoding IS630 family transposase, translating into MRSLETARQLERRRRQAIRLLTAGTTLSAIARAVGASVSSVFRWAEAYRKQGLPGLRSRPTPGRPPSLSSAQKKRLAALLLKGPLARGYRTDLWTLKRVAQLIHQQFGVCYHPCHVWKLLTQLGWSCQKPERRALQRDDAAIARWKRTRWPLYKKMLDDMAPTSSFLMNRAFCSSSTWPVPGHRKAARRSCAICTSRIGSRRSVRWPCRPSAGGWRSLSRLRRRNLTGLDVRAFLRHLLRHLRGPVVLLWDRGTIHRQKAVTEWSTAHPTLHVEEFPAYAPELNPAEYVWAQADRALANSAPTDWAQLNGLLRSSVRRIRRAPPLLWSCIHASDLPWTR; encoded by the coding sequence ATGAGGTCTCTAGAAACAGCCCGGCAACTGGAACGGCGACGCCGACAGGCCATCCGGTTGCTCACGGCGGGCACCACTCTGTCGGCGATCGCACGGGCTGTGGGTGCCTCCGTGAGTTCTGTATTCCGGTGGGCCGAGGCCTACCGCAAACAGGGGCTCCCTGGATTGCGGTCCCGGCCGACACCGGGTCGTCCCCCGAGTCTCTCCTCGGCGCAGAAGAAGCGGCTGGCGGCCCTGCTCCTGAAGGGGCCTCTGGCCAGGGGCTATCGCACCGATCTCTGGACCTTGAAACGTGTAGCGCAGCTGATCCATCAGCAGTTCGGGGTGTGCTACCATCCCTGTCATGTCTGGAAACTCCTGACTCAGTTGGGCTGGAGTTGTCAGAAGCCCGAACGCCGCGCCCTGCAACGGGACGACGCCGCGATCGCCCGGTGGAAGCGCACGCGCTGGCCCCTATATAAAAAAATGCTCGACGACATGGCGCCCACCTCGTCTTTCTTGATGAATCGGGCTTTCTGCTCATCCTCAACGTGGCCCGTACCTGGGCACCGGAAGGCCGCACGCCGATCGTGCGCTATCTGTACAAGCAGGATCGGCTCTCGGCGTTCAGTGCGCTGGCCGTGTCGCCCAAGCGCCGGCGGGTGGCGCTCTCTCTCAAGGTTGCGCCGCCGCAATCTCACGGGGTTGGATGTCCGAGCCTTCTTGCGTCACCTGCTTCGGCATCTGCGGGGTCCCGTGGTTCTGCTGTGGGATCGGGGAACCATTCATCGCCAAAAGGCGGTCACAGAATGGAGCACCGCCCATCCCACGCTCCACGTGGAAGAGTTCCCGGCCTACGCCCCGGAACTCAATCCGGCGGAATATGTCTGGGCCCAGGCCGACCGCGCCTTGGCCAACAGCGCGCCCACCGATTGGGCCCAGCTCAATGGACTACTCCGCTCCTCCGTGCGGCGCATCCGAAGGGCGCCGCCACTCCTGTGGTCCTGTATCCACGCGTCGGATCTGCCATGGACACGGTGA